CCACCCCGTGAAACACCTGGCAGACAGTCTGCAGCCGCAGATTCACTGTGACCTCCCCGGGTACCGGCCTGACTGGAAcctgaataataaataataataataatatataataataataaataataataataatatataataaaatacagcactgtgttattattattattattattatataataatacctGTGAGGAAAGTGCTGACAGAAATCACAGTAAAAAGCTTCACACACAGATTCCacaaatattattaattattattattactacaatAGAATATccgggaaataataataataataataataatataattcagCACTGACTGATATCACtgggtatataatataataataatgttaatgtTTATAATGATTGTGTGAGGAAAGTGCTGatttaaacagacagacaggaagTGATCGGCGCGAGATGGAACTTCACTTAACCTCAGTGACtattatatatagtgttatattatatatagtgttatattattattatatagtgttatattatatataatgttatattatatatagtgttataatattattatatagtgttatattatatatagtgttatattattattatatagtgttatattattatatatagtgttatattattatatatagtgttatattattattattatatagtgttatattaatattattatatatagtgttatagtattattatattattatatagtgttatattattatatatagtgttatattattatatatagtgttatagtattattattagtattatatagtgttatagtattattatattattatatagtgttatagtattattattatattgtgataGTCAGTGCAgtatattatagtattatatagtgaGTGCAGtatattatagtattattatattatagtatttATAGGTTGATAGAAATTCTCAGACATTACTGTTATATTTCTGTTAAACATAATCTTATCTTTAAAGTGCCTAATGTCTGAATAACTGTTATAATGTGTTAATAACCATGTAATGTCTAAATTACTCGAATGTAAATTTTTACATACCGGTAACTCTGTTTCAGTAATGTCAGATAATGAAATCCCAGAAATCGATATATGGGATTATAAATCCCTGAGGAAAAGTAAACAGTTAAAGACCAGTGAGGAGAGAACAGCACAACAACACAACAGACAAGCTGCAGCACAACAACACAACAGACAAGCTGCAGCATCAGCCAAACGTGAGCAGGAAAAGACAGACAGATTGAAATCCAGGCAGGCAGATACCACAAAAGATCCCAGGACAGCTGGGAAACAAAATGGACTCAGACTTGGCACTTGTACACCAACAACAAAAAGGTCCAATAAAACCCAGAGTCCTGGGACCAGCTCCCCCCGGCACAATGGGCACTGTCCCAGCTGCCAGATGCCATTTTCTATACTCCTGGTACAGACACCCAGATGGCATGTGAGCGAGTGCTTGGACACGCCAGCTCTCACAGATAAAGGTAACCCATCCTTTACTTTCTGGTAAATCAATCTGACCTCCTGCAGCTCCGGTTTATGCCAATTACGATCACTCTCAACCAGTCAACTCCAACAACAAAGTTAGATCTGTTTGTGGGTAATGGCAAATGTAGATTTTAGCACTTTCCTGTAAGTCAGCATTGTTGGACACTGCCAGCATTTGACcagtacatataaatataaatctaGAGCAGGGTTAGGCATCcgctggcactccagatgttgtgaactacattttccttaatgctcttacagccccaTCTACTGCCAAAGcataatgggagatgtagtcgaaaacatctggagtgcgaaTGTTGCCGATCCCTGATTTAGAGAACATGTGAGGCTTCCATTGGAGAGTAGAGTCCTCTTGGTCAGTGGTTCCTAAACCATCCTTAATGACCCAGctacaatccaggatttatgtatttttctattcTATTCCATCGGAGATTCTGACAAAACCTGGAATGGGCCATGAGGTTGTATGGGAACCACCGATCTAGAAAATGGGGAATTAAACCCAGTTTAATATCATGGAACTAGACAAcgggaccaaaaaaaaaaattcaccttAAAATGTGCAAATATAGGGAATTCAGTTATGTAATGGGAACTTCACCATTGACAATGTTTAGTTGTTACATGTATTCAATAATTGAAAAGGTAGAATTTACAGACTTTTTAGAACAGATTGTAGCTGCCAAGGACTAGAAGTCTCAGCATTCTCTAGATTTACTTaaagggttattcgctaaactaAGAACTGGCCAGAGAATCACACACCctagatcagtgatggctaacctggaCACCAtacattgtttctggactacatttccctttgATGTTCATGTTtaagactctaaaagctagctgagcatcatggcaaatgtagtccagaaacaatttagggtgtcaaggttagccatcactgccctagaccAACATAGACAATCTGAAAAATCCAACTCCGGTATTTCTCTCCAGCTGACATGCTTTTTGTAATCCCCTAGTGTTTTCCTGataacagtttagtaaataatccagaTAATGTTTTCTTACAGGCTTGATTGTTTTGGCATTTCATAAGTTAAAGCCCATTGACATCTTACACAGTTATGGTCGAACATGGTAAATTATCAAATGATCTGTTTACAATAGGACACTGGGGTATACATTCATCTGTTCCTTTGTTTCTTTTTCAGAATGCCCCGATGGCATTACATGCAGTTCCACTATCCCGTCACACTACAAGAAGTTCAGCCACTTCCAGCTTGCTCAGAGTCGTGCAATGGATGAGCTTAACTGTTCTCCACTATACTCAGCCCTTCATTCATCTCTTGAAACTGCCAAATCACCAGCCACTCATCGTTCTAATCGTGGACAGGACAATGAAATCAGACCTGAAAACTGCATTCCTGCACTAGATATTAGCAATACACCTAGGAGCCAAAGATCTCCTCATTCACAATCACCTGCAAGCTCTCAGGAATCAGTAAAACAGACATCGCTTGATGTCTGGCTTTCATCCCCATCCAAAAGTGTGCCATCACAAGGTTCACTGTCCCCAAACAGCCGTACTGATCCTCTTTATAATAGGTTAAACAATGTCACAGCCCCAAACCTCCCACATCAAGCCCCCAATTATTTTGATTGTGAAATCTCTTATTCTCCTCTTCACAGTGACGAGGAGCTATACAGCGATGAGAAGGATAGCATCACTGGCTCAATAAAGAGTGCGCTTCCCTGTCAGTCTGCGGAGGAGAATTTGCACAGGAATAAAGAGCGTTTAGCTGGAAATCAGCAGCTTGAAGACTCTCATAGCAATGGGGAAACATGCAATAGAAGTAGCTCAGAACCCTTATTCTCAGAGAGCATCACCCATGAGCCTTTCCCATGTGCTGCTAATCAGCCTGAAACTACACCAATCACAGAAGATGATAATTGGTCCATATACAGCTCACCTGCCTCCTGCATTAATGATTGGGATGTACACCGCCCTGAGcttaacaattggttaacagcAGAACGTGATAACAGACTAATTGTCTCTTCCAGCCAgatgaacaaagtgattttactcggTAACATTCAATCTGAACGGAGTGCTTGTGACAGTTTGAAAGACAGGACAAAGCAGGTTAGTCTCCTCTGTACACAGAAACCGCAGCACACACCAGGACTTTCTCAACCTGCAGTAAAAGGTCATATAGGAGAGATACCTGTACCCCAGGGAAGTGCTGCTATGCCCTCTGTAGAAATCGCTCCTGCCAAGGCAAAGAAACAGATGgacattggggtgttctttgggcTTAAACCCAAACCTGTCATAGAGAAAGAAGCTGTGTTCCCTTTAAAGTCCCAGAGTTTGAATGATGTTACAGCCCAGGGGGGTAATAAACGCGGCCCAAGGAAGAGGAAAGCTCAGGGCTCGCTTGGAGACACCGATTCTCTTAATGAAACTCCTAATTCAGTGGAGATGGGGAGCCACAAAAGACAGGGGAAGAAATTCAGGCAAAACtcaacaggagaggggagtgggaagAAGAAATGTCCATTCTACAAGAAAATCCCAGGTATGTCCTGACTTACTGCGGTTTTATGGGAAAACATTTTAACTCCTCTTTTCACCTGTGTCAAGACTAACACCGGCCCCTGCTGCAAAGAAAATCCATGTGCCGCCTGTCCCTGACCTGTAATATAAATCTGCGTACGGATTTAACTTTTCAGTAAACTTCAGGCTATAGTAGTCGATCTGAGATCTAGAGAATTTTTTTGATTCAACCATTgtgacctaaaatttgaaatcccTATAAATTCCTCACAAGTAACACTTGTTAATAACGATGTTAGCGAATAATGCTGCTAAAGTATTTTCACAACTGGGTTTTGTGTGAAAAAACCTCTAACTTAGACCTTCtttttggctattttgtcctcaTATTTGCAATTCCATTATCAATATTCCTGAGGTTAGTGAGGCCACCCTTCATACACCCCATAATACATGGTACGTTTGGGGTCTCACTCACATCTCACTCAGCCAGCTGGGTTGTGGCCTATTGTCAACCAGCAAATTGTAATCCAGATTCAACTGTTACATTTTCTGGGCTGCATTGAGGTGTGTATTCAAAGCCCTGTAATACGTGATATTTGGGTATCCAGGCCAACTCTCTTTTTGGCCCCTTTGTCACAAGTACCTGAATTCAGTGCCCTTATTTAACCTTGCACGGCAGCGATTTCCCAAGTAAGATGGTTAATCTCATTAAAGCAGGTTGGGTTGTTAGAAAAGAACCTGCCAaaaatgattgtgtgtgtgtgtgtgtgtgtgtgtgtgtgtgtgtgtgtgtgtgtgtgtatttcttacccacctccctcccctacatatacaaaactttattaaaatgcAGACTTGCCACCAAGTGTTTTTCTAATATAAATCCAAGTGGTGATCTTTCTCTGGTGTTTTGCAGGGACTAACTTCACTGTGGACGCCTTTCAGTATGGACAGATAGAGGGATGTTCTGCATATTTTTTGACTCATTTCCACTCGGATCACTATGGGGGTCTCACAAAGAAATTCCGATTCCCAATTTACTGCAGTAAGGTAAAACATGCTGCTTAGCATGGGATTGGTTTATCTTTTCATTACTTGCTAATAACTTGGTGTGCCCTTAAATGGATGCCTGGTGGTGGGCTTTGCCCTGTGATTTAAATGGATTCCTGGCGGTGGGCATTGCCTGTGCCCCTGGAAAGGATGCCTGGCGGTGGGCATTGCCTGTGCCCCTGGAAGGTAGATTTGTCTTCATATGAGACCATTATACAGAACAGTCCAGTAGAGGGAGTAATCATTTGTACAAGATACAAATGAGCTGCAGCCATTAACGTCCTATAGGTTATATATAAGGATGTAACTCCAAAATCCAAGGTTGTGTATTAAGGTGGCAGTTCTGAGGGAAAGGAGGAAGTCAAATTGAGAGGAAggagtgtgtttttcttttgggTTTGTTGGTGGCACGGAGACCATAGCTGTAAGGTCAGTGGCCAGACGTGGGATTCGGTATCAGATAAATGGAGCTTTCTCGTGTCTTTGTTTTCCAGATCACAGGAAATCTGGTACAGAGCAAGCTGCGCGTGGAGAAGGAATTTATAAACGTTCTACCTATGAACACAGAGTGCGTGGTGGACAACATCAAAGTATTTCTGCTGGATGCCAATCAGTACGTTGCGTTTTAATTAGTTCACACCTGCATAACACACCGCACATAGGCTCTGAAAAATAATGGGAGGTAATACAGGGCTCAAAATCGAAGTGCCTTGCTACTAGCCAGGCTTAAATTACTTGCTATTACAAATTTTCACCTGCTATACAACTTCAACAGCTGCCCCTCCGCCAAATGCCCTGTGCTTCCTGAGATGGCCCGGGCTTTGCAGTGTGCCCTGTGCAGCTGTCTGTATACTCTATGGGCTCATTTCCAGCCTCCTCAATATATTTCTGCAGGAAATTGTTACTCGTAGCTATCAGCGGTTACTAATTTGTGACTGGTTTCCAAATTTGTCATGGTTTACAAGCTTGCATTGATACTTGCCAGtcaccagtaaaacacaaacatGCGCCGTGTAAGCTGTCACTATATCAACCACACTTTGCCGGTATAAAGTCTTTGCCAGAGCACTGTCTCCTGTGTTTGGTGTTGGTAGGAGATAAAAACACTGTaaacaatgtattaaattggATACAGATCTATGGAACTTCTGAGGTTTATCTCTGCTTATTACACTTGCACCTtacttataaaaatattattttatatcatgTCTTGTCTTTAAATGACAACTGTTgcctcaattaaaaaaacaaaaccaaattaTTACATAAAGGATTgaaaatagattatatatatatatatatatatatatataaattttttttttttttactttttctgaagtatgtttaaaaaataaatacttattcCTCCAGCCAGCTTATACATGCTAAAAGAACATTCATTTACAATGAAGCATTCTTATTGTGCACAGAATTACTTGTGGTGAATTTATCTCTTATCCCTGATCTGCTCTCTTCTAGTTGCCCTGGGGCTGTTTTGCTCCTCTTTGTTCTCCCCAATGGGACCACAGTATTGCATACAGGAGACTTCCGTGCCGATCCATCAATGGAGAATTATCTGCCTCTAATTGGCCAGAAGATAAACACGCTCTACCTCGACACCACGTAAGACTTTTGTCACCACTCTGCTGTTTAGAAAATCTGTTCTCAGGGAGAACAAACTGCTCACGTCTACTGAAAGTGGCAGaaatataaattacaaataaatcaAAGATGAGGTGAATTTAAGAGATcccttcagctttttttttttttgtttttttaatacattttttgttttttttttaccaaaaacaaaaaccttctAGCTTTAATTTGTTATAACATGCTGAAAATGAACACTACCAATTGCAATGCATTCTAAAGCTAATACATTATATGTTGACATACCTGCTAGTCCACTAGTATTTTAGCTTCTTGCCAGATTGCATCTTTTGTGGACAGTCTGTTTCTTTGCTAGATGCACTCCGGGGAGTGACTTTctgctttaataaaaatgtttcttCCTTCAAAACCATCCCATTAGTCGTACGATATAATAAACTGCTCCTGAAACAATTCTGTTTATACATTGATGCAGGAACTCTATTTTAAGGATCTCTGACAAACGTTATGCTTCTCCAGACTGCTTCGGAGAGGTGCAGCATGCGCTTTTAATGATTTAGGATTTCAAGTTTGTTTGTGTCTGAGCTGAGGCTCGTTTGGCTCCCTGATGTTACTTTTCTCAAATTGCAGACTTCCACCCTGTGCAAGTTAAGGACGTGTCGTTGGTTATTACTGCAGATTACATGACAAGCTAATAAGTGTTAATATTAAATAGAATAAGTTCCCCATTGGATCAAATATAATTTTTCCTTCATTAGTTGTTACGTATTCTGTTCCAGATACTGCAGCCCAGAATACACCTTCCCTCCCCAGCACGAAGTTATTGAGTTTGCTGCAAACGCTGCCTTTGAAATGGTTACCTCGCATCCACGCACACTGGTTGTCTGTGGAACTTATTCTGTTGGAAAGGAGAAAGTCTTCCTAGGTATTCTCTGCTTGCTGTCACTAATATCTCACAACGGAAAACCCTATGCAGACTAGATGTTCATGTCCATTTTCCACATTATTTCAGTGTTTTATGGTTTATGTGACTTTAACCGTGGCCATGTCCATATTGCAAGAACTGCTTGGTTCCTGCCCTGCTGCCAGTTTTCACCCATTGTCAGCCTGAAGTGTTTTTAGATGGGGAATTTATTGCTATATTTACTGGCGGTTTCTAGTGTATTGAGAACTTGTTCTATTCGCTGCTGCCTGTGTACGCACATCTGACTCTCCCACAATGATTGCTCACAcatactagggatcgaccgattatcggttttaccgatataatcggccgctattcggtattttcagcaatatcggtatcggccaatagggataccgatattgccgataatacctcccaggaccgccaggctcattacaagcccggcggtcctggaggggcgggcagcaagcgtttactcacctccctgcagctcctccagctccccagtgtaaatttcgcgagacccgcggccagctctgacggccgcgggtctcgcgagatttacactggggagctggaggagctgctgggtggtgagtaaacgcttgctgcccaccccacttccctcccctcccctcccccagctaagccaatgccactggaccaccagggattaacatatccccctcactggcaaggcaacaagcagggagggggggacaacaataaataaataattataattaaatatataaaaaaataataatttactataaaaaaaacaaaaaaaacatttaataaaaaatgccccctcacacacactctattatacacaaacacactgtgtatataattcagtgtgtttgtatagtgtgtgtgtgtgtgtaatgcagtgtgtttgtatagtgtgtgtgtgtaatgcagtgtgtttgtatagtgtgtgtgtgtaatgcagtgtgtt
The DNA window shown above is from Pelobates fuscus isolate aPelFus1 chromosome 10, aPelFus1.pri, whole genome shotgun sequence and carries:
- the DCLRE1A gene encoding DNA cross-link repair 1A protein, producing QQHNRQAAASAKREQEKTDRLKSRQADTTKDPRTAGKQNGLRLGTCTPTTKRSNKTQSPGTSSPRHNGHCPSCQMPFSILLVQTPRWHVSECLDTPALTDKECPDGITCSSTIPSHYKKFSHFQLAQSRAMDELNCSPLYSALHSSLETAKSPATHRSNRGQDNEIRPENCIPALDISNTPRSQRSPHSQSPASSQESVKQTSLDVWLSSPSKSVPSQGSLSPNSRTDPLYNRLNNVTAPNLPHQAPNYFDCEISYSPLHSDEELYSDEKDSITGSIKSALPCQSAEENLHRNKERLAGNQQLEDSHSNGETCNRSSSEPLFSESITHEPFPCAANQPETTPITEDDNWSIYSSPASCINDWDVHRPELNNWLTAERDNRLIVSSSQMNKVILLGNIQSERSACDSLKDRTKQVSLLCTQKPQHTPGLSQPAVKGHIGEIPVPQGSAAMPSVEIAPAKAKKQMDIGVFFGLKPKPVIEKEAVFPLKSQSLNDVTAQGGNKRGPRKRKAQGSLGDTDSLNETPNSVEMGSHKRQGKKFRQNSTGEGSGKKKCPFYKKIPGTNFTVDAFQYGQIEGCSAYFLTHFHSDHYGGLTKKFRFPIYCSKITGNLVQSKLRVEKEFINVLPMNTECVVDNIKVFLLDANHCPGAVLLLFVLPNGTTVLHTGDFRADPSMENYLPLIGQKINTLYLDTTYCSPEYTFPPQHEVIEFAANAAFEMVTSHPRTLVVCGTYSVGKEKVFLAIAAVLGCKVSMSQDKYKTMLCLESEEISSLVTTDWHSTALHVLPMMQVNFKGLYAHLNKFSGKYERVLAFKPTGWTYSDQCSSVTNLRPETRGKVTLYGIPYSEHSSFLEMKRFVQWCKPQKIIPTVNVGSPKSRSTMEKYFTDWSLEASSKPIRNTT